Proteins from a genomic interval of Sugiyamaella lignohabitans strain CBS 10342 chromosome C, complete sequence:
- the THI4 gene encoding thiamine thiazole synthase (Thiazole synthase; abundant protein involved in the formation of the thiazole moiety of thiamine during thiamine biosynthesis; acts more as a co-substrate rather than an enzyme by providing the sulphur source for thiazole formation; undergoes a single turnover only; required for mitochondrial genome stability in response to DNA damaging agents; GO_component: GO:0005737 - cytoplasm [Evidence IEA,IEA]; GO_component: GO:0005829 - cytosol [Evidence IEA]; GO_component: GO:0005829 - cytosol [Evidence IDA] [PMID 15544818]; GO_component: GO:0005829 - cytosol [Evidence IDA] [PMID 16850348]; GO_component: GO:0005634 - nucleus [Evidence IEA,IEA]; GO_function: GO:0008198 - ferrous iron binding [Evidence IDA] [PMID 22031445]; GO_function: GO:0046872 - metal ion binding [Evidence IEA]; GO_process: GO:0000002 - mitochondrial genome maintenance [Evidence IMP] [PMID 9367751]; GO_process: GO:0006950 - response to stress [Evidence IEA]; GO_process: GO:0009228 - thiamine biosynthetic process [Evidence IEA,IEA,IEA]; GO_process: GO:0009228 - thiamine biosynthetic process [Evidence IMP] [PMID 7941734]; GO_process: GO:0052837 - thiazole biosynthetic process [Evidence IEA]; GO_process: GO:0052837 - thiazole biosynthetic process [Evidence IDA] [PMID 22031445]), whose protein sequence is MSPPVLSTTASPAPTAVKLGKISNATANDIAIKQDWESFTFKPIRESTVSRAMTKRYFADLEKYAESDIVIIGAGSCGLSAAYVLAKARPDLKIAIIEGGVAPGGGAWLGGQLFSAMVMRKPADEFLDEIQVPYEDEGDYVVVKHAALFTSTVLSKVLAFPNVKLFNATTVEDLITRRDPSTGQLRIAGVVTNWTLVSMHHDDQSCMDPNTINAPIILSTTGHDGPFGAFTVKRLVSMGAAEKLQGMQGLDMNTAEDAIVKGTREIVPGLVVGGMELSEFDGANRMGPTFGAMALSGVKAADAVLAVFDERKKVNDAGY, encoded by the coding sequence ATGTCTCCTCCTGTGCTTTCTACTACTGCTTctcctgctcctactgCAGTAAAATTAGGCAAAATATCCAATGCCACTGCCAATGATATCGCTATCAAGCAGGATTGGGAATCGTTTACCTTTAAACCAATTCGTGAGTCGACTGTGTCTCGTGCTATGACTAAGAGATACTTTGCTGACCTCGAGAAGTATGCTGAGAGTGACATTGTTATTATCGGAGCTGGCTCCTGTGGTCTTAGTGCTGCCTATGTTTTGGCTAAAGCTCGACCTGATTTGAAAATTGCCATTATTGAAGGTGGTGTTGCACCTGGTGGAGGTGCTTGGCTCGGTGGTCAGCTGTTCTCCGCCATGGTCATGCGTAAACCTGCAGATGAGTTTTTGGATGAAATTCAGGTTCCTTACGAGGATGAGGGAGATTATGTCGTGGTTAAGCATGCTGCTTTGTTCACTTCGACTGTTTTGTCCAAGGTGTTGGCTTTCCCCAATGTCAAGTTGTTCAATGCAACTACTGTTGAGGACTTGATTACCCGTAGGGATCCTTCTACTGGTCAACTCCgtattgctggtgttgtCACTAACTGGACTTTGGTGTCAATGCATCATGACGACCAGTCCTGTATGGATCCTAATACTATCAATGCACCAATTATCCTATCTACCACCGGTCACGATGGTCCTTTTGGTGCTTTCACTGTCAAGAGACTCGTATCAAtgggtgctgctgagaaGCTCCAAGGTATGCAAGGTCTTGATATGAACACCGCTGAGGACGCTATTGTCAAGGGTACTCGTGAGATCGTTCCTGGTCTTGTTGTCGGCGGTATGGAGCTGTCTGAATTCGACGGTGCTAACCGTATGGGCCCTACTTTTGGAGCCATGGCACTTTCTGGCGTCAAGGCTGCCGATGCTGTGCTCGCTGTTTTTGACGAGCGTAAGAAGGTCAATGATGCTGGATATTAA